GAAAGATAAGCAGTACTCAATACTTGTTATTTTCAGAGCAGATAGCCAGATCCGAAGGAGGGAATGCAGGTGTTGGAAAAAGGCAAGATCACGGCCAGGCAGCTCATTTTTATCATGCTCATCAGCAGGTTAGTTATTCCAACCACCGACTTGCCTGTCTTAACATCGCCTCCGGCCAATCAGGACGTCTGGCTGGCCGCCCTGTTGTCACCATTTACGACCATGGTGCTGGCGGCTCCGTTAGTTCTTCTGGCCATCCGGTTTCCCGGGCTTACCATCATCCAGTGGGGGCCTCTTTTGCTGGGGAAGGCCGGTGTGGCGATCGGCTGTCTTTATGTCTGGTTTTTCCTGCATAATGCCGCCATTACCTTGAGGACGGCGGCAGAGTTTATGACTGCGGTGCCAATGCCGGAAACCCCCCTGGTGGTGTTTATCCTGCTCCTGGCCTTAATCTCTGCTGCGGCTGCGGCTAACGGGTTAGAGGTAATCGGCCGCATGGCGGAACTCCTCTGCCTTTTGTTGCTGGCAGCCGTCCTGGCGCAATTTGTGCTGGTTTTGCCGGAGATGGAGGTCAAGGCCCTGCAGCCGGTCCTGGAGGAAGGCATAGGGCCGGTGCTCCTTGGCGCCTTTTACGTCTCGGCCCGGCTGGTCGAAGTCCTGATTCTGGCCATGGCGGTGCCTTATTTAAACAAAAAGAGCCCCAAGCAGATCATCGGCGTTTTGGCCGCCAACCTGGCGGTCTTCACCGTCTTCTTTGTCCTCATCATCCTTGCGGTGACCATGGTTTTTGGCGCGGCAAAAGCCCAGGCCTATTCCTTCCCCTATCTGTCTTTAAGCCGGATCGTCAGCCTCGGCGACGTGATCGAGCGGGTAGAGATCATCCACCTGAGTGTTTTTATCATGGGCGTCTTCATTAAGGTGGCTGCTTTCTTTTACCTGGCAGTGCTGGGATTAAGCCAGTTAATGAACCTGCAAACCTACCGGCCCCTGGTTCTCCCGCTGGGAGCCCTATTGGTGGCCCTGTCGGTCTGGCTTTTTGACAGCCTGCCGGAACTGACCCGGTTTACCCAGTACCAGGTCTGGACGCCCTACGGGCTGTTGTTTATTACCGGGTTCCCATTGCTGCTTTTGGCAGTGGCCCTGGTGCGCAAAAAAAGGGAGGGATCCAGCAGTGCATAAGCGGCAGGTGTTTTATGGGCTTTTCCAGTGGCTAAAGCGGCAGCGTCCAACGACTGAACGGGACGCAGTGCCTAAAGAGCGGGTGTGTTATGGACTGTTCCTGCTGTTTTTGCTCCTGACCGTAGCCATTACAGCCGGTTGCTGGAACTGGCGGGAAATAGGCACCCTGGCCACTGTCTCCGCCGCCGCGATCGATCTGGAGGAAGACGGGACGGTAGTCTTGACTGTGCAGGTGATCAAGCCGGGAGAGGTTAAAGCCAAGGCGGCGGAAGGAGGCGGGGGGTCCGGCGCCAAGGCTGTCACCCTGTTCACTGCCAGCGGCCGCACAGTGTTTGAGGCTGTCCGGGCTATGGCCCGCCAGTCGGAGCGAAAGCTGTACTGGCCACATTGCAAGCTGGTGGTCTTCGGCGAGGAAGCGGCCCGGGCCGGACTCGCCCCCTTAATGGATTTTTTCTACCGGGATCCTGAGCCGCGGGAGAACCTCTGGGTACTGGTGGCCAAGGGTAAAGCCGGGGACATCCTGGCGGTTGAGGGGCAGCTGGAGAAAATACCGGGCATCTCCCTGACTAATCTGATTAGGGCCAGGACAGCCACTTCCCAGGTGGTGGGGGTCCGTTTGTTTGAATGGCTAAAAAAGTTTATCGCGGAAGGACAGGACCCTTTTGCGACCGGGATTATGCATGTGCCCGGGCCTGACGGGGAAAAGCGCCTGTTCCTGGCCGATACGGCAGTATTTCAAAAAGACAGGCTGGCCGGTTGGTTAGGCCCTACCGAGACCAGAGGCCTGTTGTGGGTCCTGGGCGAAGTCAAAAGCGGCATCATCGTAGTTTCTATCCCCGGGGAAGAAACCGCTCAGGCCAGTTTGGAGATTCTCCGGGCTCGCAGCAAACTGGAGCCCGAAATTAAAGACGGGGTCCTGACTATGACCGTGGAAGTGGAGGCGGAAGGCAACTTGGGCGAACAGATGGATTTTGCTGACCTTACAAAAAAAGATGCCTGGGCCGCCCTGGAAAAACGCATGGCAGAGGTGATTGAAAAAGAAATCAGGGCAGCCCTGCGGCAGGCCCAGGAGGAATGGGGAGCGGATATCTTCGGGTTCGGCGCGGCAGTGCGGCGGAAATACCCCCAGGAATGGCGGGAAATGAAAGATAAGTGGGAAGAAATCTATCCCACCGTAGCAGTGGAAATAAAAGCAAAGGCCAAACTCCACCGCTACGGCCTCATCCAATAAGACAAGGGGACGGTTCTCCTGTCTGCTCCCCTTAGACAGACAAGGTAGACAAGAGCAGACAGGAGAACCGTCCCCCTGTCTGCCTAAGGAGGCTCTTAATAATGGTTTTGTTATTGATCGGTGTTTTTGCGGCGATGGCTCTCTATCAGGTGCCTGTGCTGATCAGGGAAAAACTGTGGCGGGAGTTAGCCGCCTTTTCCTTCCTGTGGATTTTGGCCTTTGGCCTTAGCCTGCTATTAACCCTGGGGGTTGAACCTCCCAGCCCTACCGACGGGATCAAATACATCATAAGAAATCTGGGAAAATATGGGGACGCTTCTTGAATTGAATTCAAGAAGCGTCCCCAAATTTCCCGTCCCCAAATTTTCCGGGCAGGTATTTAAAGCCAAACGGCGAAAAATTCAACTGGAACTTAGCTTCAGCGGGGAAAATGAATTTCCCCCTCGTCCATTCAATTCAAGAACCGTCCCCAAATTTCCTTTTAAGTAGAGGAGCATCTTAAGTGTATAATCTCTTGTTTGCGACCAGAGAAGGAAAAATATACGATTATCCGGCCATGGCCATGGCTGGCCGCCTGGGCAATACCTGGGCCGAACCGGTTGCAGCCGAGATGATTCCCCTGCCGCCGGGGGCCACCCTGGTCATGATTCCCGGCCGGCATCCGGTGGGGATTGACAACCCTTCGGGTAAATTCCGGCCCTTGCGCGAAAACCCCGGCCAGGCGAAAGGCCCGGTTTGGGCGGTGGGAGCCCTCTTGCCCCAGGGCTATACCCGCACCCTGCTGCCGGGGTTTACCGTTGCTGGCAAAGGTGAGCCGGGCTTGCCTCTCCTGGGCTACGCCGCTGTGGGGATGAAAAAGGGCCGGTACTATGTCGCCGCACTGAAAACAGACCGGGATCACCAGTGGAACCCGTCCCGCTACAACACCCCGGAGCTGCCCCGGCTGGTGCGGGAGCGGCTGGCCGTAAGCCCCAAGAACCGGATCTTAAAAGAACTGGCAAAGTGTTCCCTGGATTACGGCTGCTTTACCGCCCAAAACATTTTTTACCGGCGCTTTGAAGGAGGGCTGCCTGTTTCTCCCGCATGCAATGCGCGCTGTATCGGCTGTATCTCCCTGCAGCCGGCCGAGTGCTGCCCTTCCCCCCAAAAAAGGATTTCATTTACCCCAACCATTGCGGAGATCACAGAGGTGGCAATCCATCACTTAACAGCGTCTCCGGATGCCATCGTCAGCTGCGGGCAAGGCTGTGAGGGAGAACCGGCCCTCAGGGCTTTAGAGATCGGGGCCGCGGTAAAGGCGGTGCGGGCAGAAACCAAAAGCGGCACTTTTAATATCAACACCAACGGAGGTTATCCGGAGGGGATCAGCCTGCTCTGCCGCCAGGGGGTGGATTCTTTCCGGGTCAGCTTAAACAGCGCCCTCCCCCAGGTCTACCATGCCTACTACCGGCCGCAGGGGTACGCTTTTAAAGATGTAATCGCTTCCATCAAGATTGCCGCCGGGTCAGGCAGCGATGTTTCCCTTAACCTGCTGGCTTTTCCAGGCGTCAGTGACCGGGAAGAAGAAACAAATGCCCTGATTAACCTGGTGCGGGAAACCGGGGTGAAGATGATTCAGGTGCGCAACTTAAACATCGATCCGGATGTCTATATGGGTATTCTCTCTCCGGCTAAAACCCAGCCGTTAGGGGTGCCGGGCTGGTTGGCCCGCTTAAAAAGAGAACTTCCGGGAGTGGAGATCGGCAACTACAGCCGCCCGGTCCGCTAGCAAGTCGGGGACCCACCTCATCCACCTGTCGGCTGCACAAGCTATCTTGGAAAACAAATAAGCGTTGACAAGCTTTTGACAAAAAACTATACTAAATAAAAAAAGAGGTAACTGGCCGTCTGGAAAGCTACCTTTTTTAGTTTTTATGGGAAAGCATAAAAATTTGTGATATTTCAAAACATAATAATTATAATCAATTTTAAAAGCTAATATTATGATAAAATTCTACAATGAAGGCAGGAAAGAAAAGCTGTGAGTTTCCTCTTGACTTTTGCAATTATGTTTATTTTTTGGCTCTTATTATCCGGCAAATTCACGCCCTTATTCCTGTTTATGGGCGTGATCTCCAGCCTGCTGACGGCTTACGCCTACCATCGTTTTTTCCTGGGGAATGCCTGTCAAATTGGCATCAAGATGACCTGGCGGAGTTTTAGGCGCTTCCTGTTATATTTGCCTTGGCTCCTATACCAAATCCTTATGGCCAACATCCATATCGCCTATCTAATTCTGCATCCCCGCATGCCCATTGACCCTGTTTTAATCAAATTCAAATCAAAGCTGGATCAGGACCTGGCCTGTGTGGTATTTGCCAACTCCATCACCCTGACCCCCGGCACCATCACGGTGGAGTGCCAGGACGGGGAGTATTTGATCCATGCCCTGGACAGGTTTTCGGCCGAGGGACTTTTAGCAGGGGAAATGGAAAACAAAGTGGCACAGATTTTCCGCGTTGAATAGGGGGACTAAAGGACAATGGGGGACTTCTTTCTGGCAATTGCCGTTATTATTGGTATTCTGGTAATACTTTCGCTTTACCGGGTTGTTTATGGGCCAGGTGTCTGGAACCGGCTGGCCGGTGTCAATATCATCGGCACCAAGACGATAGTTATTTTGGCCCTGGTCGGCTTTATTTTTGACCGCGTCGACATGTTTGTAGACATTGCTCTGATTTATGCCATGCTGAATTTTGTGGTGGTCTTGATTATTGCCAGGTACTATACAAAGGAGGAAGGAGAAGGTTAAGTGGCCTTTTTTTTGGCGATTATCCTGATTTCTCTGGGAACGGCCTTATTTTTTGTGGGGACGGTCGGCCTTTTGCGCTTGCCTGACTTTTACACCAGGCTGCATGCCATTGGCAAGTGTGATACCCTGGGCTTAATCCTGCTCATGCTCGGCCTGATGGTTTACGAAGGCTTTTCCCTCAATGCGGTGAAGCTCTTGATGATTGTTGTCTTGATCATGATCGCCAATCCCACGGCAACCCACGCCTTGGCCAGGGCCGCTATAAAGGCCAAGCTGCAGCCGTGGCAAAAAGAGGGTAGTGTCCAATGATTGTACAGTTGGATTTAATCTTTTTGACCCTGCTGGTAATCACTGCTTTAGGGGCGATTTTGGTTAAGGACCTATTAAGCGCAATCATTATTTTTGCGGCTTACAGTTTCTTTATGGCAATTGCTTTTGCCGTGCTAAACGCTGTTGACGTGGCTCTTACCGAAGCGGCGGTGGGAGCCGGGATTACCACCTTGCTTTTTATTGTGGCTATGCACCAAATTGCGAGGAGGGCTAAGAATTGAAGGTTTTGCCTTTGCTGGCCTGTCTCCTGACAGGGGCGCTCCTGGTCTACGGCACCTTGGACATGCCTGCGGTGGGGGACCCAAAAGCGCCGGCCCACCTGCATGTTGCTCCTTTCTATATTGAAAGTTCTTACCAGGATACAAGGACACCTAATATCGTCACTGCAGTCCTGGCAGATTACCGCAGTTTCGATACCCTGGGGGAAGTTTCTGTGATTTTTGTGGCGGGAATGGCGGTAATCATGTTATTAACACCCAGGAGGCAGCCATGATCGAAAAACGCGACACTGTGATCGTCTGCCTGGCCTGCAGGTTTTTGGCTCCCTTTATCATGCTGTGCGGGCTGTATATTGTTGCTCACGGCCATTACTTTCCTGGAGGGGGGTTTCAGGGAGGAGTTATTATTGCTGTCAGTTTTATCCTGCTGATCCTGGGCGAGGGAAGTGCAAGAGTTAAAAATTTGCTGCCGGAGCATCGGCAAGTGGTTCTGATCAGCTTAGGGGCCTTGATTTTTGTGGGTATCGGGTTTCTGCCGATGATCTTTGGCGGAAAATTTCTGGACTATGGCCAGATTCCCTTGCTATCCCTTGCAGCCCCTTATGTGCGGTATTTCATGATCCTGTTTGTCGAGATCGCCATTGCCATCACTGTGATGGGAGTCTTGTATGCTATCTTTGTCCATACTATAGCAGAAAGGGAATATGACTGATGGAGTTTGTCCTGGACAGATACAACTACTGGATCTGCATTGTGTTGATGATGATCGGTTTTTACGGGATGATTGCCGACCCTAACCTGATTAAAAAAGTAATCGGGCTGAATATTTTCCAGACGGCGGTCTTGTTGTTTTTTATCACCATCTCGGCTAGAAAGGACGGCACCTTGCCAATTCTCCTGACCGGCGGCGGCGAAGCTTTTTATGCAAATCCCCTGCCCCATGTGCTAATCCTGACGGCAATTGTGGTTGGGGTGAGCGTTACAGCGGTGGCCCTCGCGCTCGTTATCAGGATCCATCGGGCCTACGGCACCATCGATGAAAACAAAATTGCCGCTTTGGAGCAAGAATCATGATCGCATTAGTAGTAATTATTCCGCTTTTTGCCGCCTTCTTGATTACCCTGTCAGGAGTAACCAAATACAGGATTCACTGGCATATTGCCGGTGTTGCCACCTTCTTTTCCTTTGCGGCTTCATTATATTTGCTGCAAGAGGTCTTTTCGGCCGGCCGCATAAGCTACTGGTTCGGCGGCTGGGAGCCTCCCTGGGGTATTGAGTTTGTTCTGGACTATTTTTCCAGTTTTATATTGGTAATTATCGCCTTTGTGGCTTTTGTCATCACAATGTACGCTGGCCCTAGCGTTAAAAAAGAGGTGGGAGAGGAGCGCTCCCTGACCTTTGCAGCCCTGTACATGACCCTGGTGGCCGGCCTCTTCGGCATCGTCGTTACCGGTGACATGTTCAACCTCTATGTTTTCCTGGAAATTGCTTCTTTGGCCGGCTATGCCCTGATTGGTGCAGGCACAAAACGGGGCGCCTTGGTCGCCTCCTTTAACTACCTGATTTTAGGGACTATCGGCGCCGTCTTCTTCTTGCTGGGTGTAGGTTATCTGTATATGGTGACGGGAACCCTTAATATGGCAGACCTGGCTGTCAGGTTGCCTGCCCTGTACGATTCCAGGGTTATTTTGACTGCCTTTGCCCTGTTTACGGTCGGATTAAGTCTTAAATTCGCCTTGTTCCCTCTCCATACCTGGTTGTTAAGCGCCCACTCCCAGGCTCCCACCATTATTTCCGCCATCCTGGCGGCGGCCGTCTTAAAGGTAAATGTCTATGCACTGCTGCGGGTGATGTTTACCGTTTTTGGCTGGGAGTTCAGCCTGCAAGCAGTTCCGGTCAGCACACTCATG
This region of Syntrophomonadaceae bacterium genomic DNA includes:
- a CDS encoding endospore germination permease, with protein sequence MLEKGKITARQLIFIMLISRLVIPTTDLPVLTSPPANQDVWLAALLSPFTTMVLAAPLVLLAIRFPGLTIIQWGPLLLGKAGVAIGCLYVWFFLHNAAITLRTAAEFMTAVPMPETPLVVFILLLALISAAAAANGLEVIGRMAELLCLLLLAAVLAQFVLVLPEMEVKALQPVLEEGIGPVLLGAFYVSARLVEVLILAMAVPYLNKKSPKQIIGVLAANLAVFTVFFVLIILAVTMVFGAAKAQAYSFPYLSLSRIVSLGDVIERVEIIHLSVFIMGVFIKVAAFFYLAVLGLSQLMNLQTYRPLVLPLGALLVALSVWLFDSLPELTRFTQYQVWTPYGLLFITGFPLLLLAVALVRKKREGSSSA
- a CDS encoding Ger(x)C family spore germination protein yields the protein MHKRQVFYGLFQWLKRQRPTTERDAVPKERVCYGLFLLFLLLTVAITAGCWNWREIGTLATVSAAAIDLEEDGTVVLTVQVIKPGEVKAKAAEGGGGSGAKAVTLFTASGRTVFEAVRAMARQSERKLYWPHCKLVVFGEEAARAGLAPLMDFFYRDPEPRENLWVLVAKGKAGDILAVEGQLEKIPGISLTNLIRARTATSQVVGVRLFEWLKKFIAEGQDPFATGIMHVPGPDGEKRLFLADTAVFQKDRLAGWLGPTETRGLLWVLGEVKSGIIVVSIPGEETAQASLEILRARSKLEPEIKDGVLTMTVEVEAEGNLGEQMDFADLTKKDAWAALEKRMAEVIEKEIRAALRQAQEEWGADIFGFGAAVRRKYPQEWREMKDKWEEIYPTVAVEIKAKAKLHRYGLIQ
- a CDS encoding cation:proton antiporter subunit C, whose amino-acid sequence is MEFVLDRYNYWICIVLMMIGFYGMIADPNLIKKVIGLNIFQTAVLLFFITISARKDGTLPILLTGGGEAFYANPLPHVLILTAIVVGVSVTAVALALVIRIHRAYGTIDENKIAALEQES
- a CDS encoding DUF4040 domain-containing protein, with the translated sequence MIVQLDLIFLTLLVITALGAILVKDLLSAIIIFAAYSFFMAIAFAVLNAVDVALTEAAVGAGITTLLFIVAMHQIARRAKN
- a CDS encoding radical SAM protein, with the protein product MAMAGRLGNTWAEPVAAEMIPLPPGATLVMIPGRHPVGIDNPSGKFRPLRENPGQAKGPVWAVGALLPQGYTRTLLPGFTVAGKGEPGLPLLGYAAVGMKKGRYYVAALKTDRDHQWNPSRYNTPELPRLVRERLAVSPKNRILKELAKCSLDYGCFTAQNIFYRRFEGGLPVSPACNARCIGCISLQPAECCPSPQKRISFTPTIAEITEVAIHHLTASPDAIVSCGQGCEGEPALRALEIGAAVKAVRAETKSGTFNINTNGGYPEGISLLCRQGVDSFRVSLNSALPQVYHAYYRPQGYAFKDVIASIKIAAGSGSDVSLNLLAFPGVSDREEETNALINLVRETGVKMIQVRNLNIDPDVYMGILSPAKTQPLGVPGWLARLKRELPGVEIGNYSRPVR
- a CDS encoding Na+/H+ antiporter subunit E produces the protein MSFLLTFAIMFIFWLLLSGKFTPLFLFMGVISSLLTAYAYHRFFLGNACQIGIKMTWRSFRRFLLYLPWLLYQILMANIHIAYLILHPRMPIDPVLIKFKSKLDQDLACVVFANSITLTPGTITVECQDGEYLIHALDRFSAEGLLAGEMENKVAQIFRVE
- a CDS encoding MnhB domain-containing protein, which codes for MIEKRDTVIVCLACRFLAPFIMLCGLYIVAHGHYFPGGGFQGGVIIAVSFILLILGEGSARVKNLLPEHRQVVLISLGALIFVGIGFLPMIFGGKFLDYGQIPLLSLAAPYVRYFMILFVEIAIAITVMGVLYAIFVHTIAEREYD
- a CDS encoding monovalent cation/H+ antiporter subunit D family protein; translated protein: MIALVVIIPLFAAFLITLSGVTKYRIHWHIAGVATFFSFAASLYLLQEVFSAGRISYWFGGWEPPWGIEFVLDYFSSFILVIIAFVAFVITMYAGPSVKKEVGEERSLTFAALYMTLVAGLFGIVVTGDMFNLYVFLEIASLAGYALIGAGTKRGALVASFNYLILGTIGAVFFLLGVGYLYMVTGTLNMADLAVRLPALYDSRVILTAFALFTVGLSLKFALFPLHTWLLSAHSQAPTIISAILAAAVLKVNVYALLRVMFTVFGWEFSLQAVPVSTLMYLLAAAAIIGGSLLTVAQTNIKRMLAFSSVGQIGYIVLGIALANHTGMTGSLMHILNHALMKGGLFLAAGAVIYKTGLYELSALKGMGRKMPYSMAAFSVAGLSMVGVPLTAGFVSKWYLAVGALEAGMGVFVPVILLSSLLSATYFWRVIESIYFGVKTADTGPETKEQQGNTGEVPVSMLLPVLALAGLCILFGTAAFIPLSFAERAASLLLGGM
- the mnhG gene encoding monovalent cation/H(+) antiporter subunit G, coding for MAIILISLGTALFFVGTVGLLRLPDFYTRLHAIGKCDTLGLILLMLGLMVYEGFSLNAVKLLMIVVLIMIANPTATHALARAAIKAKLQPWQKEGSVQ
- a CDS encoding pH regulation protein F — its product is MGDFFLAIAVIIGILVILSLYRVVYGPGVWNRLAGVNIIGTKTIVILALVGFIFDRVDMFVDIALIYAMLNFVVVLIIARYYTKEEGEG